A single window of Enterobacteriaceae bacterium ESL0689 DNA harbors:
- a CDS encoding CpaF family protein, translating into MDAENFETFFYLREQVLKGIDLERIDQLRNDYQALLREVGSVIARQIASTGQYLSAKDSEELCKLVTDEITGYGPLRELMEDDTVSDILVNGPEHIFVERFGKLEQVDKSFLNNEQLTDIARRLVSRVGRRVDDSQPLVDARMPDGSRLNVVISPVALDGAAISIRKFGKGKKTLADLVEYGSINEMMANFLVIASRCRVNIIVSGGTGSGKTTLLNAMSQYINEDERVLTLEDAAELRLQQPHVVRLETRMAGSENKGVVSMRNLVVNALRMRPDRIIVGECRGEEAFEMLQAMNTGHDGSMSTLHANSPRDALSRLESMIMMSSATLPLVAIRRNIASAVNIIVQVSRLPDGSRKVINISEVMGMEGENIILQDIFSFTPDSERNEYGKIQGTFTCFGLLQRSAVYRQAITQGLLEPLQQLFGNRAL; encoded by the coding sequence ATGGATGCTGAGAATTTTGAAACTTTTTTCTATCTTCGTGAACAGGTGCTTAAGGGTATTGATTTAGAACGCATTGATCAATTGCGTAATGATTATCAGGCTCTGTTGCGTGAAGTCGGTAGTGTCATTGCTCGTCAGATAGCCAGTACTGGTCAGTACTTATCAGCCAAAGATAGCGAGGAATTATGTAAACTGGTTACTGATGAAATAACCGGTTATGGACCATTACGTGAATTAATGGAAGATGATACCGTTAGCGATATTTTAGTTAATGGACCTGAGCATATTTTTGTTGAGCGATTTGGTAAACTTGAACAGGTTGATAAGAGTTTTCTTAATAATGAGCAGCTTACTGATATTGCCCGACGATTAGTATCAAGGGTAGGACGTCGTGTAGATGACTCGCAACCTTTGGTCGATGCCAGAATGCCCGATGGCAGTCGTTTAAATGTAGTTATTTCGCCTGTTGCTTTGGATGGTGCAGCGATCTCCATTCGTAAATTTGGTAAAGGAAAGAAAACGCTGGCTGACCTGGTGGAATATGGCAGTATTAATGAGATGATGGCTAATTTTCTGGTCATTGCCAGCCGCTGTCGTGTCAATATTATTGTGTCAGGGGGTACAGGTTCAGGGAAAACCACATTACTTAACGCGATGTCACAATATATCAATGAAGACGAGCGAGTGTTAACGCTGGAGGATGCTGCAGAGTTGCGTTTACAGCAACCACATGTTGTACGCCTTGAAACACGAATGGCCGGTTCGGAGAATAAAGGGGTAGTGAGTATGCGTAATCTGGTAGTTAACGCATTACGTATGCGCCCGGACAGGATTATTGTGGGGGAATGTCGTGGCGAAGAAGCATTTGAAATGTTACAGGCAATGAATACGGGTCATGATGGTTCCATGTCTACTTTGCATGCCAACTCGCCACGTGATGCGCTATCTCGTCTGGAAAGTATGATCATGATGTCCAGTGCAACATTACCATTGGTTGCAATACGTCGTAATATTGCTTCGGCAGTTAACATCATTGTTCAGGTATCGCGTTTGCCTGATGGCTCGCGTAAAGTGATCAATATTTCTGAAGTTATGGGCATGGAAGGTGAAAATATTATTCTGCAGGATATATTTAGCTTTACACCAGATTCTGAGCGTAATGAATATGGTAAAATACAGGGTACTTTTACCTGTTTTGGTTTGTTGCAACGCTCGGCTGTTTATCGGCAGGCGATAACACAAGGTTTACTTGAACCTTTACAACAGCTGTTTGGAAATCGGGCGCTATGA